In Limnohabitans sp. INBF002, one genomic interval encodes:
- a CDS encoding adenylosuccinate synthase has product MAATKGRNVVVVGTQWGDEGKGKLVDWLTETATGVVRFQGGHNAGHTLVINGVKTALHLIPSGIMRPGVKCYIGNGVVLSATKLLEEIAGLEKAGVEVRSRLRISEACPLILPYHAAIDVAREAAKEKAGTAKIGTTGRGIGPAYEDKIARRALRVQDLKHPERFATKLRENLELHNHVLTDILHAPAVDFDTVYNEAMAYAKEILPMVADVSRELNEAHKAGANLLFEGAQGTLLDVDHGTYPFVTSSNCVAGNAAAGAGVGPGLLHYILGITKAYCTRVGGGPFPTELDWETPGNPGYHMSTVGAEKGVTTGRSRRCGWFDAALLKRSAQVNGLTGLCITKLDVLDGLTELLLCVGYELDGQTIDILPMGADEISRCKPIYETIPGWTDSTVGVTDYNKLPKAAQHYLNRIAETTGVPIHMVSTSPDRDHTILLTHPYVA; this is encoded by the coding sequence GTGGCCGCCACCAAAGGCCGTAACGTCGTCGTGGTCGGCACCCAGTGGGGTGACGAAGGCAAAGGCAAATTGGTCGATTGGTTGACCGAAACCGCCACCGGCGTGGTGCGCTTTCAAGGCGGTCACAACGCAGGCCACACCTTGGTCATCAACGGCGTGAAAACTGCGCTGCATTTGATTCCTAGCGGCATCATGCGCCCCGGCGTGAAGTGCTACATCGGCAACGGTGTGGTGTTGTCTGCCACCAAGTTGCTCGAAGAAATTGCGGGCTTGGAAAAGGCGGGCGTCGAAGTGCGCTCACGCTTGCGCATCAGCGAAGCTTGTCCCTTGATCTTGCCTTACCACGCTGCCATTGACGTGGCCCGTGAAGCCGCCAAAGAGAAGGCCGGCACCGCCAAGATCGGAACCACAGGCCGCGGCATTGGCCCCGCTTACGAAGACAAAATTGCACGCCGTGCCTTGCGCGTGCAAGACCTGAAGCACCCCGAGCGCTTCGCCACCAAACTGCGTGAGAACCTGGAGCTGCACAACCATGTGTTGACCGACATCTTGCACGCACCCGCTGTGGACTTTGATACCGTCTACAACGAAGCCATGGCCTACGCCAAAGAAATCTTGCCCATGGTGGCCGACGTGTCACGCGAGTTGAACGAAGCTCACAAAGCCGGTGCCAACCTGTTGTTTGAAGGCGCACAAGGCACCTTGCTCGACGTGGACCACGGCACTTACCCCTTCGTCACCTCCAGCAACTGCGTGGCCGGTAACGCCGCGGCAGGCGCGGGCGTGGGCCCCGGTTTGTTGCACTACATCTTGGGCATCACCAAGGCGTACTGCACACGCGTGGGCGGCGGTCCATTCCCCACCGAGTTGGATTGGGAAACCCCCGGCAACCCCGGCTATCACATGTCTACCGTGGGCGCTGAAAAAGGCGTGACCACTGGCCGTTCACGCCGTTGCGGCTGGTTCGATGCCGCCTTGCTCAAGCGCAGCGCGCAAGTCAACGGTTTGACTGGTTTGTGCATCACCAAGCTCGACGTGCTCGACGGTTTGACCGAGTTGTTGCTGTGTGTGGGTTACGAGTTGGATGGCCAAACCATCGACATCTTGCCCATGGGCGCTGACGAAATTTCGCGTTGCAAACCCATCTACGAAACCATCCCCGGCTGGACCGACAGCACCGTGGGCGTGACCGATTACAACAAGTTGCCCAAAGCCGCTCAGCATTACCTCAACCGCATTGCAGAGACCACAGGCGTGCCCATTCACATGGTGTCCACCAGCCCTGACCGCGACCACACCATTTTGTTGACCCACCCCTACGTGGCTTAA
- the mnmH gene encoding tRNA 2-selenouridine(34) synthase MnmH encodes MSVTFISAQDAIARMAIPLGAPGGFSTIIDARSEDEYALDHLPGAVNWPSLNNEERIFVGTMYKQVNAFEAQKHGAAMVAANIARHIQREVLALPKHWQPLIYCWRGGKRSGSLSLVLGQIGFKINLIEGGYKAFRAAIVEDIPKRVAPLQFKVISGPTGSGKTRLLYALAAEGAQVLDLEDLASHRSSVLGHIPGQPQPSQKRFDTLVWQALRSFDPARPVFVESESRKVGNLSIPESLMLAMRDSPCFELQLSLDERVALLMEDYNFFVDDKDLFCRRLDALVAIRGKAVVDAWKEQIHTGHIDNVVRELLVLHYDPTYASSMVRNFTQTNQATACVADNRHAESLRKVAQALCQSQGV; translated from the coding sequence GTGAGCGTTACCTTCATCTCGGCGCAAGACGCCATCGCCCGCATGGCCATTCCCCTCGGGGCACCCGGCGGGTTCAGCACCATCATCGACGCACGCAGCGAGGACGAGTACGCACTCGACCATTTACCCGGTGCCGTCAACTGGCCCTCGCTCAACAACGAAGAGCGCATCTTCGTTGGCACCATGTACAAACAGGTCAATGCGTTTGAGGCGCAAAAGCACGGCGCGGCGATGGTGGCTGCCAATATTGCACGCCACATCCAACGCGAAGTGTTGGCGTTGCCTAAACACTGGCAACCCCTGATTTACTGCTGGCGTGGCGGCAAACGCAGCGGCTCGCTGTCGTTGGTGCTGGGGCAAATTGGCTTCAAGATCAACTTGATTGAAGGCGGTTACAAAGCGTTTCGCGCGGCCATCGTGGAAGACATTCCTAAGCGCGTGGCGCCGCTGCAGTTCAAAGTCATCTCTGGCCCCACAGGCTCAGGCAAAACGCGCTTGCTCTACGCACTCGCCGCCGAAGGTGCGCAGGTGCTCGATCTAGAAGACCTCGCCAGTCACCGCAGTTCGGTGCTGGGCCACATCCCAGGCCAGCCTCAACCCAGCCAAAAACGGTTTGACACTTTGGTGTGGCAGGCCCTGCGCAGCTTTGACCCTGCGCGTCCAGTGTTTGTGGAGTCTGAAAGCCGCAAGGTGGGCAACCTGTCCATCCCCGAATCCTTGATGCTGGCCATGCGCGACAGCCCTTGCTTTGAGCTGCAACTCAGCCTCGATGAACGCGTGGCCTTGCTGATGGAAGACTACAACTTCTTCGTCGATGACAAAGACTTGTTTTGCCGTCGCTTAGATGCGCTGGTGGCCATTCGCGGCAAAGCCGTGGTCGATGCGTGGAAAGAACAAATTCACACAGGCCACATCGACAACGTGGTGCGCGAGCTGTTGGTCTTGCACTACGACCCCACCTACGCCTCGTCGATGGTGCGCAACTTCACACAGACGAATCAAGCCACAGCTTGTGTCGCAGACAACCGCCATGCAGAGAGCCTGCGCAAAGTGGCACAAGCCTTGTGCCAATCGCAAGGGGTTTAG
- a CDS encoding phosphoribosyltransferase produces the protein MLTEDGKHLYVSYDEYHNLIEKLAIKIHQSGWEFDTILCLARGGMRPGDILSRIFDKPLAIMSTSSYRADAGTVQGHLDIARFITTPKGEIAGKVLLVDDLADTGHTLKAVVDQLKNNYAPITELRTSVIWTKGVSSFKPDYSVDYLPTNPWIHQPFEPYDNMRPAALLEKWKV, from the coding sequence ATGTTGACCGAAGACGGCAAACACCTGTACGTTTCGTACGACGAGTACCACAACCTGATTGAAAAACTCGCCATCAAGATTCACCAATCTGGCTGGGAATTCGACACCATCTTGTGTCTGGCCCGTGGCGGCATGCGCCCAGGTGACATCTTGTCGCGCATCTTCGACAAGCCTTTGGCCATCATGTCCACCAGCTCGTACCGCGCTGACGCTGGCACGGTGCAAGGCCACTTGGACATCGCTCGTTTCATCACCACACCCAAAGGCGAAATCGCTGGCAAGGTGTTGTTGGTGGACGACTTGGCTGACACCGGTCACACCTTGAAGGCTGTGGTCGACCAACTCAAAAACAACTACGCGCCCATCACCGAGCTGCGTACGTCTGTGATCTGGACCAAAGGCGTGTCGTCTTTCAAGCCAGACTACTCGGTGGACTATTTGCCCACCAACCCATGGATTCACCAACCGTTCGAGCCGTATGACAACATGCGCCCAGCGGCTTTGTTGGAGAAGTGGAAGGTTTAA
- a CDS encoding PLP-dependent transferase translates to MSRSTHLIHHAYLPPAEFEAPQVGVFKASTVIFPNVAAMRTREWMDKSAYTYGLHGTPTTFTLEERLATLEGGTHCILTPSGLAAIAHVDFALLKTGDEVLIPDNAYAPNKSLAEGELAQFGITHQVYDPLAVNDLAARITPRTRLVWLEAAGSVTMEFPDLVALVQLCKARGVLCALDNTWGAGLAFNAFDLTPGQGELGVDLTIHALTKYPSGGGDVLMGSIVTRSDELARVLKLSHMRLGTGVGANDAEMVLRSLPSMPLRYKAQDTAARTLAAWCASQPAFSQVLHPALPSSPGHAHWQQLCVTPQEPEGLAAGIFSVVMDERFTSKQVDAFCDALQLFKIGYSWGGPMSLVMPYNMASSRIRSVSHTQRGRVVRFCIGLENVIDLQNDMARALKVAHL, encoded by the coding sequence ATGTCTCGCAGCACCCACCTCATTCACCACGCCTACCTTCCTCCCGCAGAATTTGAAGCGCCGCAAGTTGGCGTGTTCAAAGCCTCGACGGTGATCTTCCCCAACGTGGCCGCCATGCGCACGCGCGAGTGGATGGACAAGTCGGCTTACACCTACGGCTTGCACGGCACGCCCACCACGTTCACGTTGGAAGAGCGTTTGGCCACGCTCGAAGGCGGCACGCATTGCATCCTCACGCCCAGCGGTTTGGCGGCGATTGCGCATGTGGATTTTGCGCTGCTCAAAACTGGCGACGAGGTGTTGATTCCCGACAACGCCTACGCGCCCAATAAGTCATTGGCCGAGGGCGAGTTGGCGCAGTTTGGCATCACGCATCAGGTGTACGACCCGTTGGCTGTGAACGACTTGGCCGCACGCATCACACCGCGCACACGCTTGGTGTGGCTGGAAGCGGCGGGCTCGGTGACGATGGAGTTTCCCGACCTCGTGGCTTTGGTGCAGTTGTGCAAAGCCCGTGGTGTGCTGTGCGCGCTCGACAACACCTGGGGCGCAGGCTTGGCCTTCAATGCGTTTGATTTGACGCCAGGGCAGGGCGAGCTTGGGGTGGACTTGACCATCCATGCGCTCACCAAATACCCCAGCGGTGGTGGCGATGTGTTGATGGGCAGCATCGTCACGCGCAGCGATGAACTGGCGCGTGTGCTCAAACTCAGCCACATGCGTTTGGGTACTGGCGTGGGCGCGAACGATGCCGAGATGGTGTTGCGCTCATTGCCCAGCATGCCGCTGCGCTACAAAGCGCAAGACACGGCCGCACGCACACTGGCCGCGTGGTGTGCTTCGCAGCCTGCATTCAGCCAAGTGCTGCATCCTGCGCTGCCCAGTTCGCCCGGTCATGCACATTGGCAGCAACTGTGTGTGACACCGCAAGAGCCTGAGGGTTTGGCTGCGGGTATTTTCAGCGTGGTGATGGATGAGCGTTTCACGTCCAAACAAGTGGATGCGTTTTGCGATGCCTTGCAGCTGTTCAAAATTGGTTACAGCTGGGGCGGCCCCATGAGTTTGGTGATGCCTTACAACATGGCGTCTAGCCGCATACGCTCGGTGTCGCATACGCAACGCGGGCGCGTGGTGCGTTTTTGCATTGGGCTAGAGAATGTGATCGATTTACAAAATGACATGGCGCGAGCTCTGAAAGTCGCCCACCTATAA
- a CDS encoding arylesterase has product MPAATILVLGDSLSAEYGIPRGKGWVALLADKLQAERPDVRVVNASISGDTTAGGRSRLPAMLDQVRPVQVVIELGGNDALRGLDLNSTQNNLEAMIQACRAVNARVVLVGMQIPPNYGPDYSAKFTVMFANIAKKYRTGLVPFFLKGIADAPDATAQFQPDRIHPKAEAHPRMLANVWPEIKKNL; this is encoded by the coding sequence ATGCCTGCAGCCACCATTTTGGTGTTGGGCGATTCGCTCAGTGCCGAATACGGTATTCCACGCGGCAAAGGCTGGGTGGCGTTGTTGGCTGACAAACTGCAAGCCGAGCGCCCCGATGTGCGCGTGGTCAACGCCAGCATCAGCGGCGACACGACCGCAGGTGGCCGCTCTCGCCTGCCCGCCATGCTGGACCAAGTACGCCCTGTGCAAGTGGTGATTGAACTCGGTGGCAACGACGCCCTGCGCGGCCTTGACCTCAACAGCACACAAAACAACCTCGAAGCCATGATTCAAGCCTGCCGCGCTGTCAACGCACGCGTGGTGTTGGTGGGCATGCAAATCCCCCCCAACTACGGGCCCGATTACAGCGCCAAGTTCACGGTGATGTTTGCCAACATCGCTAAGAAATACCGCACAGGCCTAGTGCCGTTTTTCCTCAAAGGCATTGCCGATGCGCCCGACGCCACCGCGCAATTCCAACCCGACCGCATCCATCCCAAAGCCGAAGCGCACCCGCGCATGTTGGCCAATGTGTGGCCCGAAATTAAAAAGAATTTATAA
- a CDS encoding DUF2189 domain-containing protein, translated as MQQLVPDEAHDRIDINPIGFSDPLRWLWRGLRDMASQPLISLFYGVCFWLMALILLAVFKSNPEYTLSAVSGCLLIGPFLAMGLYDVSMHMERGEPPSMGSSLTCWESHIRSMSMLIMVMVVMELLWGRASLVVFAVFFNTGGMPTTATVLEAVFNPQNWEFIAAYICVGGFFAGLVFASMMVSIPMILDRDTDAITACITSLRVFVDHTAVSVFWGFLITVLVVLAMLPSAAGLLVVGPWLGFASWHAYRAAVRVTAPQAD; from the coding sequence ATGCAGCAATTGGTTCCAGACGAGGCACATGACCGCATTGACATCAACCCGATTGGCTTCAGCGATCCGTTGCGTTGGCTTTGGCGGGGCTTGCGAGACATGGCCTCGCAGCCTTTGATTTCGCTGTTTTACGGCGTCTGCTTTTGGCTCATGGCCTTGATTCTGTTGGCCGTGTTCAAAAGCAATCCCGAGTACACCTTGTCGGCTGTGTCGGGTTGTTTGCTGATTGGCCCCTTCTTGGCCATGGGGCTGTATGACGTGAGCATGCACATGGAGCGCGGTGAACCACCGAGCATGGGCAGTTCGCTCACCTGTTGGGAGTCACACATCCGCAGCATGAGCATGCTCATCATGGTGATGGTGGTGATGGAGCTGCTGTGGGGGCGCGCGTCGTTGGTGGTGTTTGCGGTGTTTTTCAATACGGGCGGCATGCCCACCACCGCCACGGTGTTAGAGGCGGTGTTCAACCCACAAAACTGGGAATTCATTGCCGCCTACATTTGTGTGGGTGGCTTCTTTGCCGGGCTGGTGTTTGCCAGCATGATGGTGTCCATCCCCATGATTTTGGACCGTGACACCGATGCCATCACCGCCTGCATCACCAGCTTACGTGTGTTTGTGGATCACACCGCCGTGTCAGTGTTTTGGGGCTTTCTCATCACCGTTTTGGTGGTGTTGGCCATGTTGCCGTCAGCGGCGGGTTTGCTGGTGGTGGGGCCTTGGTTGGGTTTTGCCAGCTGGCATGCCTACCGCGCTGCCGTGCGTGTGACGGCGCCGCAGGCCGATTGA